In Aedes albopictus strain Foshan chromosome 3, AalbF5, whole genome shotgun sequence, the genomic window tcgccctggaaggtgttatgcgacgagccgggctcaacagccggggtacgatcttcacgaaatccagccaatttgtctgttttgcggatgacatggatattattgctagaacatttggaacggtggcagaagagtacacccgcctgaaacgtgaagcagcaaaggtcggactggtggtgaatgcggctaagacaaagtacatgctggtaggtgggactaagcgcgacaggacaagccttggcagcaatgttacgatagacggggatactttcgaggtggtagaagcattcgtctacctcggttccttgctaacggctgacaataacgtgagccgtgaaatacgaaggcgcatcatcagtggaagtcgtgcctactatggtcttcagaagaaactgcggtcaaaaaagattcacccccgcaccaaatgtaccatgtacaagacttaataagaccggtggttctctatggacacgagacatggacgatgctcgaggaggacctgcaagcactcggagttctcgagcgacgggtgctaaggacgatcttcggcggcgtgcaggaaaacgctgtgtggcggagaaggatgaaccatgagctcgttgcactttacggcgaacccagcatccagaaagtggccaaagccggaaggatgcggtgggcagggcatgttgcaagaatgccggacaacaaccctgcaaagttggtgtttgctaaccatccggttggtacaaaaaagcgtggagcgcagagagcacgatgggcggaccaggtggagcgtgatctggcgagtgttgggcgtgaccgacgttggagaactgcagctgcaaatcgagtattatggcggcaaattgttgattcagtattatcatgtattcgatgttaactaaataaatgaaaattaagGCAGTTCAAAACTTCATGAGTACAAGTAGCTTGTTTCCACTGAAATGTGTCtccaatatgaaaaaatattttatagattttttcaaaagtgtaAAACTGTGTTATGAACTTACCAAACAGGCAAATGCCAACTTTAACGATTCCCGACGACAGCGAGCTCGGATCCTTCAGTTTGTCTACGTTGAACAGCTGTCGGAATACGTTAGGTATCGTAACCGTCGTACTTTGCAGAAGCGTTTGATCCTCGTACCTCAGCACCAGAACACTAACGGCGACGATCGTGTAAGCCAGCAGGGTACCGATCGACATCATATCGATCAGTTGCTGCAAGTTGAACAGCATCGCCATGGTTGCGGCCAGTAATCCGGCCAGAATTGTTGCCAGCACGGGGGTTTGCGTTTTCGGATGAACCGTGCGCAGTTTTTTGTAGATGATTCCATCCGAGGACATGGCATACAGGACACGTGGCAGGGGGAACATGGCTCCCAACAAGCTGGTGCAGAGAGCGAAAATGGCACCGATCGACACGATCCACTTGATTGCGTGCCATTCGAGCTGCTCGAATAGATGCGGGAAGGGGGCGTCCGGATTTTGTAGATAGTATGGCAACGCCATGGTTAACACCGTGGAAATACCGAAATAGGCCAAGAAAATGATGATCAGGGAGATCACAATGGCTAGCGGGATGTTACGACTTGGGTTCTTAGCTTCCTCTCCGGTGGTGGCTATGCAATCAAATCCTACAAAACCGTAGAAGCATTTGGCTGCGCCGGCCATGATACCCGCGAACCCATAGGGCGCAAATCCTCCTGCACCAGCTTCAACACCTTCGGGGAAGTCCTCTGGCTTGATGCGCCAGTTGGCTGGATCACCTAAACAAGGATAGTAGTAGTGTTAGGTCGAAGTAAACTCTTCTATGTTTCAACAAAGTATTCCCAAAGAACCTTTTTTAATGTTCTATATGAataatattttttaaacattattGAACCGTTTAAAAAACGCTATATTTCTGTCaacactgaaaacgaccgcctTATCAAAAACATTGAAAATGGCATGGAAACTTATCTTTGCCTTAtgcgaaaaaaaatgaaaaggttTTATTTTGAATATGTAATGTGAAAAGGTTTTCAGAACTTTCATCAGAACTTATGCGAATAACCTATTTCATATAGCATTTTTAGTTGCATAAAGGCTTAAATCAGGTTTGAAGCCTAATCCTGTACTGTTGTTATGGTATAATACTTCATCACTTACAGTTCATGCCACCGGCTACCAGCACGATCGCGATAACGCACAAATTCACCCCGGTGAAAATGTTGTTCATCAGAGTGGATTCCTTGACGCCGTACGCCAGCAGGGCGGCCAGAATGAGCACCACCACGAAGGAGAAAAAGTCCGGATAGTCCGACAGGAAGTCCACGTTCATGCCCATGGTGTCCTTCAGGGCAGTGCTGATTTTATTGCCAGACAGTTCATCTATGTAGCCGCTCATCCCCCGGGCCACGCTGGACGTACCTGCCAATCGAGAAGGAAGGATTGTTGTTATTAGAGATTTTAGGTTCAACACAGAGGTGGTTACCAGGCGTGgacaatttttcttgaaattaatcTTAAAAAAAGAGACTTTCATCCCTTAGAATTTTTTTCCTTCGTCGCATGATGTATAGTCGAAATATTAGACGAAGGTTTTCAGAAATGTTCCATACACAAAACATCAAATTACATATGTTTTTCATAGGAAATTGTatatagggtacgagtgccatcattaatctcatgctcccatattcatcctattcgaaaacaagcgattacggcaccgattgattccgttctttttgtttacatgcgtgctcacttctaacaaaaaatacaaaaataagaaacaaaacaaacagcgcttcaatcctttgtttttcgtaggatgaaaatgggagccacatgcttaataagggaaccaataccctatagaaTCTATTTTAataccaaaaataataaaaattgattCGTTATACTTAGTATAAAAATGGATGAAAAATAAATAGGGTgaccaagggtattatcggcaggtttgttctcttcgtctcggGGGCTTTTTGTGGgctgaattgcctgaaatttgggcaaatagttcagcttggttggaaaggatttgaggccaattctggGTTCAGTacgtttcaaaacaaaaaaacccatgacgaagaaaacaaaactgccgaaaatacgaccATTCTAAGCTACTTGGAAAATTTTTAGGGTTTCTACAAAAAACTAACAAAAAACCCTAACTAAACCACCTAGCGGTGGCGGTGCCATCTTGGGTatactggtcgccatttttggactccagacattttccccacatcaaatatacctatattgaatggtttaagagccttaaacttcattaaacagattccgtcttgaatttgaagctgccatctgggattttagaccgccatattagatattctggtcgccatctttggtcttcagacatctttcccatataaaatatacccagattgcatggttttggagcctaaaaacCATttaaaagccgccatcttggatattctagtcgtcaTTCttagactccagacatcttccccataccaaataatcCCATATTGCAcgattttagagcctgaaactccatatCGAATATGGAGCAGCCATCTTTGAcattagaccaccatcttgaatattctggtcgccatgtttGAACTGCAgtaatcttccccataccaaatatatccattttGCATGGTGCTGGAGCCTTAAATTTGTTTAAGCATATTAAATTcggcatcttggatattctaatcGCCATTTGTGGTCGCCAGACATCTtttctataccaaatatacccatattgcatggtttttggaGCCTAAGACGCCATTAaaaagccaccatcttgaattttgagccatcaTCTTGGATATTGGGCCACCATCTTGATATCGTGTAATttttggtctccagtgttgatttccacaccGCTTTTACCAACCATGCTAAAGGATACTAAAATTAGCGCTGTTGTAAATGTCTCATGATAGAGCTTGTTTTAGTTTTATATACGACGAGCTCTACCGGTGCTAGTccagatcactgaaatggtcatatctctgaaacgccttggccgatccgaaccattttaaaTAGCAAAAATTGCGGTACAATTCCGGTTGGTTTCGTGctaaaatctgaaaaatcggATTATGGTAAGTGCCTTGAAAgtcagtgaactttttttgcacaCAGGCATACACAGACATCTTCTCAATTcaccgaactgagttgattggtatatgtgacttgacccatCGAGCCTTTAATCGAAAATTAGTTTTTATCTTCCTCGTactccaaagtgtactgaaaggctatatgttcactcgagtaacgaattttcgatagaaagctCGAAGAGTCgattcacatataccaatcaacttagtttgacgaatagagatgatgtctgtatgtatgtatgtaatgtatgtatgtatgtatgtatgtatgtatgtatatatgtatgttttttttttttttttcctcccaacctcccgagcagagaaaaccgattggaaaaactctgctacaccttgtcgcctcgatccccctggtaccactgatgcgactgcttcagggggggcaatgcgctcatgcgctcttcttcttctgtgctcatgcacattttgtcgcttctaaatttgttattctaatctttttagtgttcgtacctaacctatcgccattcagcgacacagttggtacaaacatacaccaaatttgttattctaatgccgtccgtgtgccattcagcactccggcttttcgcgcacgactcggatagtccccgacggtggatctaccctatccgacgaagagttccccgacactgaaacttcttccgttaccgatacttcccaggctggtgccaaggtcggttctgagattccggttggagactggcttccggttcacaggcgccctgacgaccaagcaccggtgctttttcgcggtctactcggtctagtccccggcggtggacggacctagcctactccgacagagaaagaccccgacggtggaagttctctcgacaccgatgttttcaacccgaccagtaaggtgccgaagtcggcccggcgattccggttggtggtagacttccggttcaccggcgccccgacgacctataaccggtactactcaacgaacgactcggtcaagtccccggcggtggatcaagcctactccgatcgcgacccaatactctttgatcttcgcgccatctccgctggagagctgacatgatccgcgtgaccgctctgttcaccgcattccatacggtttcgtcctgacacattctctctactacgttgttgggactcagatttccagcagcgctcgctagcatgtcaccacgtacttcttcaaatcgcggacagtcgaatatcacgtgctccggtgtctcctcgttgtttgggcatgtcggacagaatggggactgtgcatggccgaatcgatacaaatactgtctgaagcatccatgacctgacaagaactgtgttaggtagaagttcacatctccgtgttttctggacatccataccgacacatctgggataagccggtaggtccatctacccttctccgcgtcattccactcttgctgccacttagccaacgagtccgctctggttgtcttcctcacgtttgctgtgcctcttctccggtaacactctacatcctctgccagggtgatgtgtatgggaaccatcccggcgataatgcagactgcttccgacgatatcgtcctgtacgcgctcgccacacgaatagccatgagccggaacgtgctcgaaagttttgttcgattccgcttcagtttcagcgctgtagcccaggccggaactccgtatctaagtatcgaagaggatactcccgccagaagacgtctgctgctgctgctcggtccaccgatgttcggcataatcctggatacagcattaacaactttcgctgccttctcacaggcatagtcgacgtggcaattgaaattcaatcggtcgtccaccatcacgcccaggtgttttaacgcacgctttgacgggataacctgtccgccgacgttgatttcggcccgttgaactgctttacagttgctgactagcactacctctgtcttatggagagccaaccgcagctttacttcactcatccaggcctcgatggaaccgatcgtctccgccgtcagcatctctacttcttccagggtctcaccggttatcgaaaggacgacgtcatccgcgaaaccgacgatctcgactcctccgggtagttcaagtcttagcactccgtcatacataatattccacaacgttgggccgagtatggagccctgtggcacacccgccgtgactctaaccgatctctgaccctggtttgtctcgtagaccaagactcgattctggaagtagcttttcagaaccttgcacagatagtcagggaccctcatgttgtgtagtgcagtggcgatggcttcccagctggcgctattgaatgcgttcttcacgtctatagctaccacggcgcagtaacgattacctctcctcttctgctttgaggctttctccgcattcgcaatgactgtccggattgcatccacagtcgacttccctttccgaaacccgaactgcctattagacagtccgctctcgctttccgtacactttatcagcctgttcaggatgattttctccaggagtttgccaagcaggcatatcggtcgatacgatgctgggtctcctggcggcttgccaggctttggcagcaacaccagcttctggatcttccaaatgtctgggaagtagctatccaccagacatttctgtatcgttatcctgaacatgtccggaaacgcttcgatcgccgctttcaatgccatgttggggataccatctggaccaggggctttcttcacttttagtcctttggctattgtaaggagttcctcgttagacacccggtttgcgccggcagctacttccaccccgtcgacgtacggcgtaggtggccatgtggttaaaccgtgattcggaaagaggccgttcacaattacatccagcttttcagggcacatttcagctggtgtagctgggcccttgatcttcgccatcacgacgcgataagcttgtccccagggattggcgtctgcttctctgcacagctccttgaagcaattggccttgctcagagcaatctcccgcttgaaagcggtcctggcctcgcggaaaatcaccttgcgttcctctctgctcgcttcggatcttgctctttgaaatcgtcttctagctttaaggcaggcagcacgtagggtgctgagcgtttcattccaccagtaagctggacgccggcggttattcggttcgagtttcctgggcatagtaatatcacatgccctcgctactgcttccgttagttccacagcggtcatagcgggagtgtcgctgtctgtccgaagtgcctcgacaaaaagctccttgtcgaactgcttcgttttccacttcctttcgcaggtcctccgggtgctcggtagagcggagatccgccgaccgacgctgtagtggatggactgatgatcactgtgcgtgtattcttcgcttactctccagttcatgttgttcatcagcgacgggctgcagaacgtcacatcaatagtggattctcgtccgtccttacggaatatactcacagagccttcattgcacactttaacattcagcttcgctaaggcttccagcagacagtaaccccttgcgttggtcagcctacttccccactccaccgcccaggcgttgaagtccccgccgataacaaccggcgcacatcctatcaacttatcagttagtagatccaacatccgattgtattgctcaggggtccaccttgggggcgcatagcagctgcacacaaagacaccgttgatcttggcgataacaaaaccttcatgatcgttatccactacttcttgaatgggaaacccgcctgtaacttggattgccgctatccttgctttatccgccacccagttaccgttattgataggaactcggtacggctctgcaattattgcgacgtcgcacttggtttccgttgtcgactgccacaacagttgctgtgctgcatcgcaatgattgagattcacttgcgttatctccatcattgtcattgttgacctgccttcgccttcttgtacatcgggcatttgaagccacccgtcgaatgatcgtttccgtcctccggtttgcagaacatacacctcggttgcttcgtgcagtctcgagcaacgtgaccacttccgccgcatctccagcacaatgtggacctgtcagggcccttgcagcttcgcgcctggtgaccgaactctatacaccggaagcatctctccatctgcttagcaactcgaggagtggctctcagagtgcccaccgcccaaccaacttttatcttgccgatctccaccagcttgtttgcagcgtcaaccgataagcgaatcgccgccgtctgggtgcctccaaacgctttccttaatcgaatttgcaccggaacatccagcttacactgctcggttagggcaaatctcagttcctcttctgtcgtgaccgcatccagatccctgcattcgatcaccacctcctgtgaaagagccctgacatttgcatcgctgcccagggatttcgcgacgagttcccggtaatccaggctcttaacagctggatctttctttagctcgaagatcatctcgcctttctgcgtgcgccgtgtcttaaccacgttctcgcccaactccttaaggtccggatcctccctcaccttcctgagaagcgcagcgtacgttgtcttgtcgctcgcttcgactatgagggcatcacctctgcttttcctcc contains:
- the LOC109401173 gene encoding cationic amino acid transporter 3-like isoform X2, translated to MRQGSRLDRFWIALTRKKRNEDDGSDSQLARVLSLLDLTGLGVGSTLGLGVYVLAGSVAYEQAGPAVVISFLVAAVASAIAALCYAEFAARVPKAGSAYIYSYVSIGEFAAFTIGWNLILEYVIGTSSVARGMSGYIDELSGNKISTALKDTMGMNVDFLSDYPDFFSFVVVLILAALLAYGVKESTLMNNIFTGVNLCVIAIVLVAGGMNCDPANWRIKPEDFPEGVEAGAGGFAPYGFAGIMAGAAKCFYGFVGFDCIATTGEEAKNPSRNIPLAIVISLIIIFLAYFGISTVLTMALPYYLQNPDAPFPHLFEQLEWHAIKWIVSIGAIFALCTSLLGAMFPLPRVLYAMSSDGIIYKKLRTVHPKTQTPVLATILAGLLAATMAMLFNLQQLIDMMSIGTLLAYTIVAVSVLVLRYEDQTLLQSTTVTIPNVFRQLFNVDKLKDPSSLSSGIVKVGICLFAVLVCAVCSILVLATDELSAEYPGTIAAISVLGAFMVLLIIITAFQPTESTKLTFKVPLVPLLPMLSVFFNLYLMFQLDAGTWIRFAVWIVIGYLIYFTYGIKHSVEGAIAKQAAVKANGTTVVKNGIDNSAFDASHDKFVSTVEPAENTKRSSKNSYSLNNE
- the LOC109401173 gene encoding cationic amino acid transporter 3-like isoform X1, coding for MRQGSRLDRFWIALTRKKRNEDDGSDSQLARVLSLLDLTGLGVGSTLGLGVYVLAGSVAYEQAGPAVVISFLVAAVASAIAALCYAEFAARVPKAGSAYIYSYVSIGEFAAFTIGWNLILEYVIGTSSVARGMSGYIDELSGNKISTALKDTMGMNVDFLSDYPDFFSFVVVLILAALLAYGVKESTLMNNIFTGVNLCVIAIVLVAGGMNCDPANWRIKPEDFPEGVEAGAGGFAPYGFAGIMAGAAKCFYGFVGFDCIATTGEEAKNPSRNIPLAIVISLIIIFLAYFGISTVLTMALPYYLQNPDAPFPHLFEQLEWHAIKWIVSIGAIFALCTSLLGAMFPLPRVLYAMSSDGIIYKKLRTVHPKTQTPVLATILAGLLAATMAMLFNLQQLIDMMSIGTLLAYTIVAVSVLVLRYEDQTLLQSTTVTIPNVFRQLFNVDKLKDPSSLSSGIVKVGICLFAVLVCAVCSLLVLATDELNTEYPGTIAAISVLGAFMVLLIIITALQPTESTKLTFKVPLVPLLPMLSVFFNLYLMFQLDAGTWIRFAVWIVIGYLIYFTYGIKHSVEGALAKKASVNENGTTVTTVKNGIDNSAFDASHDKFVSTVAPVENGKRSSKNSYSLNNE